The following are from one region of the Phycisphaeraceae bacterium genome:
- a CDS encoding SpoVR family protein, which produces MMSTGRQSTDLPPELLAHMQAIKAKALEYGLDFFEVIFEVLDFDTMNQIAAYGGFPIRYPHWKWGMEYEKLRKRDAYGMGRIYEMVINNDPCYAYLQESNSVTDQKLVMAHVYGHSDFFKSNFWFSKTNRKMMNEIANHATRVRRHIERQGAETVERFIDTCLSIEHLIDPHSVFVKRDDAGASNEAFSEDRLPAKDYMDPFINPAHEMARQREAFSRKREVEKGRFPKQPTRDVLLFLLRHAALEDWQSDILGLIRDESYYFAPQGQTKVMNEGWATYWHSKLMTEHFLEASEIIDYAEQHSGVVHMPPGGFNPYKIGVELFKDIERRWNRGQHGPAWDRLDNLGAKERYDDQSMKGREKIFEVRRIYNDVNFIDEFLTPGFVEKHQMYQFRRDPNTGEVRVVSRDFDRIKQTLLYQLTNMGQPFMYVVDGNYLNRGELYLAHKFSGLEVEAGKAVEVLRNLRIVWGRPVHLQSRVNDEMCLLSMNDPNDQKPRQQKITEEIPPPAHVI; this is translated from the coding sequence ATGATGTCGACCGGACGCCAGAGTACGGACCTGCCTCCTGAGTTGCTTGCGCACATGCAGGCGATCAAGGCCAAGGCGCTCGAGTATGGGCTCGATTTTTTCGAGGTCATCTTCGAGGTGCTTGATTTTGACACGATGAACCAGATTGCGGCGTATGGAGGATTCCCGATCCGATACCCGCACTGGAAATGGGGGATGGAGTACGAGAAACTCCGCAAGCGCGATGCGTACGGCATGGGTCGCATCTATGAGATGGTCATCAACAACGACCCGTGCTATGCGTATCTTCAGGAATCGAACAGCGTCACGGACCAGAAACTGGTGATGGCGCATGTGTATGGGCATTCGGATTTTTTCAAGAGCAACTTCTGGTTCAGCAAGACCAATCGCAAGATGATGAACGAGATCGCCAACCACGCGACGCGCGTGCGGCGACACATCGAGCGTCAGGGGGCGGAGACGGTCGAGCGGTTTATTGATACGTGTCTTTCGATCGAGCACCTGATCGACCCACACAGCGTGTTTGTGAAGCGCGATGATGCGGGCGCGAGCAATGAGGCGTTCAGCGAGGATCGGCTGCCGGCCAAGGATTACATGGATCCGTTTATCAATCCGGCGCACGAGATGGCGCGGCAGCGCGAGGCGTTCTCGCGCAAGCGCGAGGTCGAGAAGGGCCGCTTTCCGAAGCAGCCGACGCGCGATGTGCTGTTGTTTCTGCTTCGGCACGCGGCGCTCGAGGACTGGCAGTCGGACATTCTGGGCCTGATTCGCGATGAGTCGTATTACTTTGCGCCGCAGGGCCAGACGAAGGTGATGAACGAGGGGTGGGCGACGTACTGGCACTCGAAACTGATGACCGAGCACTTTCTTGAAGCCAGCGAGATTATTGATTACGCGGAGCAGCATTCGGGCGTGGTTCACATGCCGCCGGGGGGGTTCAATCCGTACAAGATCGGGGTGGAGCTGTTCAAGGATATCGAAAGGCGCTGGAACCGCGGGCAGCATGGGCCGGCGTGGGATCGGCTGGACAACCTGGGCGCGAAAGAGCGTTACGACGACCAGTCGATGAAGGGGCGCGAGAAGATATTCGAGGTTCGACGGATCTATAACGATGTGAACTTCATTGATGAGTTTCTCACGCCCGGGTTTGTCGAGAAGCACCAGATGTATCAGTTTCGGCGTGATCCGAACACGGGCGAGGTGCGGGTGGTTTCGCGCGATTTTGACAGGATCAAACAGACTCTGCTGTATCAACTGACCAACATGGGTCAGCCCTTTATGTATGTGGTTGATGGCAACTATCTCAATCGTGGCGAGCTGTACCTGGCGCACAAGTTCAGCGGGCTTGAGGTCGAGGCGGGCAAGGCGGTGGAGGTGCTGCGGAACTTACGGATCGTGTGGGGGAGGCCGGTGCACCTGCAGAGCCGGGTCAATGACGAGATGTGCCTGTTGTCGATGAATGATCCGAACGATCAGAAGCCCAGGCAGCAGAAGATTACCGAAGAGATTCCGCCTCCGGCGCATGTGATCTGA
- the trpE gene encoding anthranilate synthase component I, with the protein MPTMNREEFVAFCEEHRASGRVLVVPLGVSLLSDQLTPVLAYRRLVSADERTAPSFLLESVEGGERVGRHSVLGARPMLEVIATGDEVTLIDHRDESRSQRHGEDPFEILRSIAHERVLVVPQEAVARGLLPSCVLGGWFGYAAYDSVRYAEPEKLGFADAPTDDRNLPDLHFGFYDGVVVFDHIAKRLHVVKMVEIADGVDAGRAHDEAMAALEQRVADLGRHSKPLPLGRVDRDRPSSVMASNLTREGHAEMVSRALEYIRAGDIFQVVLGQRFERVSQADPFDVYRALRAVNPSPYMVYLQAAGCILVASSPEILCRVRRSGAGFVVTNRPLAGTRRRGATEAEDRSLEVELLADPKERAEHVMLVDLGRNDVGRVAEPGSIRLERVMDVERYSHVMHISSTVTGVLREGLDAWDALRAALPVGTISGAPKIRAMQIIDELEPVRRGPYGGGLGWVSLDGEMDIALALRTMVVPTDMRCADGAWVYHIQAAGGIVADSQAEPEFMETVNKAAAMGRAIDLAEHAFGGRRLTSDGGPASA; encoded by the coding sequence ATGCCGACGATGAATCGCGAGGAGTTTGTCGCGTTTTGTGAGGAGCATCGTGCGTCTGGGCGCGTGCTTGTGGTGCCGCTGGGTGTTAGTTTGTTGTCGGATCAGTTGACCCCGGTGCTGGCGTATCGTCGCCTGGTGTCGGCTGATGAGCGGACTGCACCGTCGTTTCTGCTCGAGTCGGTCGAGGGTGGCGAGCGTGTGGGGCGGCATTCGGTATTGGGTGCGAGGCCGATGCTCGAGGTCATCGCGACGGGCGATGAGGTCACGCTGATCGATCACCGCGACGAGAGCCGATCGCAGCGGCATGGCGAGGACCCGTTTGAGATTTTGCGATCGATTGCGCACGAGCGCGTGCTGGTGGTGCCGCAGGAGGCTGTTGCGCGGGGGCTGCTGCCTTCGTGCGTTCTTGGGGGGTGGTTTGGATATGCGGCGTACGACTCGGTGCGTTATGCCGAGCCCGAGAAACTTGGGTTTGCAGACGCGCCGACGGACGATCGGAACCTTCCGGACCTGCACTTTGGTTTCTATGACGGCGTGGTGGTGTTTGACCACATTGCCAAGCGCCTGCATGTCGTGAAAATGGTTGAGATTGCGGACGGGGTCGATGCGGGGCGTGCGCATGACGAGGCGATGGCGGCTCTGGAACAACGAGTAGCGGACCTGGGGCGCCACAGCAAACCGCTGCCACTTGGACGCGTAGATCGCGATCGTCCTTCAAGTGTGATGGCGTCGAACCTGACGCGCGAGGGGCACGCTGAGATGGTGTCGCGGGCGCTGGAGTACATTCGCGCGGGCGATATTTTTCAGGTAGTGCTGGGGCAGCGGTTCGAGCGTGTGAGCCAGGCCGATCCGTTTGATGTGTATCGCGCGCTGCGTGCGGTGAATCCGAGTCCGTACATGGTGTACTTGCAGGCGGCCGGTTGCATTCTTGTGGCGTCGAGTCCGGAGATTTTGTGCCGTGTGCGCAGGTCGGGCGCGGGGTTTGTGGTGACGAATCGCCCTCTGGCGGGAACCAGGCGGCGCGGAGCCACCGAGGCGGAGGATCGATCGCTTGAGGTCGAACTGCTCGCCGACCCGAAGGAGAGGGCGGAGCATGTGATGCTGGTTGATCTTGGGCGCAATGATGTGGGCCGTGTGGCCGAACCGGGGAGCATCAGGCTTGAGCGTGTGATGGATGTTGAGCGGTACAGCCATGTGATGCACATCAGTTCGACGGTGACGGGGGTGCTGCGCGAGGGTCTTGATGCGTGGGACGCGCTGCGTGCGGCGCTCCCGGTCGGGACGATCAGCGGCGCGCCGAAGATTCGGGCGATGCAGATCATTGACGAGCTTGAGCCTGTGCGCCGCGGGCCTTATGGCGGCGGACTTGGGTGGGTCTCGCTCGATGGCGAGATGGACATCGCTCTGGCGCTGCGCACGATGGTTGTGCCGACGGATATGAGGTGTGCGGACGGAGCCTGGGTGTATCACATTCAGGCGGCGGGGGGTATCGTTGCCGATTCTCAAGCCGAGCCGGAGTTCATGGAGACGGTGAACAAGGCAGCGGCGATGGGGCGGGCGATCGATCTTGCGGAACACGCGTTTGGCGGCCGCCGTTTGACATCCGACGGCGGACCGGCAAGCGCGTAA
- a CDS encoding universal stress protein, whose product MDQGKEQGSINPCVLACVTNSPTAGRVIRAAARCSRAYGLDLRFLHVGAMSGEQQEKLRASISSQTDVPFVIDAESRPTAVEEAICAAAREKNAGVLVIGALEREKPLKDLVGSTARRVAQRAGCSVMLVSTAGRDAAVWRRFLVSVSLADPSPEVAQAIVALAHTSEGAAVCFASESSGAAFSRRYEPAREFEVSGSTYAGLPTEQHVLATFVNGFDTGGLDVTAIALSGRAGHEVARYADEFGADVLGIVAPNRPLGFLDRFFSQPTVVVMEKLPCSVLIVRGDGPCGIRRS is encoded by the coding sequence ATGGATCAGGGCAAAGAACAAGGCTCAATCAATCCTTGCGTGCTCGCGTGTGTCACAAACTCACCGACGGCCGGGCGAGTGATTCGGGCGGCGGCGCGCTGCTCGCGGGCGTACGGGCTGGACCTGCGATTCCTACATGTCGGCGCGATGAGCGGCGAGCAGCAGGAAAAACTGCGAGCATCGATTTCTAGCCAGACCGATGTTCCATTTGTGATTGATGCCGAATCACGGCCGACGGCTGTTGAGGAGGCGATTTGCGCCGCAGCGAGGGAGAAGAACGCGGGGGTGCTGGTCATTGGCGCGCTCGAGCGAGAAAAGCCGCTGAAGGATCTTGTGGGGTCTACGGCGCGGCGTGTTGCGCAGCGTGCGGGTTGTTCGGTGATGCTGGTTTCGACAGCCGGGCGCGACGCGGCGGTGTGGCGACGGTTTCTGGTCTCGGTTTCGTTGGCGGACCCATCGCCGGAGGTTGCACAAGCGATCGTCGCGCTCGCTCACACGTCAGAAGGTGCAGCGGTGTGTTTCGCGTCGGAGAGTTCGGGGGCAGCGTTTTCGAGGCGGTATGAGCCTGCGCGAGAGTTTGAAGTCTCGGGAAGTACGTACGCGGGGTTGCCCACCGAGCAGCACGTGCTTGCTACATTCGTCAATGGGTTTGATACGGGAGGGCTGGACGTTACGGCGATTGCGCTGTCGGGCCGCGCGGGGCACGAAGTTGCGCGTTATGCAGATGAGTTTGGTGCCGATGTTCTGGGGATCGTTGCGCCGAATCGGCCGCTTGGATTTCTTGACCGATTCTTCAGCCAGCCAACGGTTGTGGTGATGGAAAAGTTGCCCTGCTCGGTTTTGATTGTGCGCGGCGATGGGCCTTGCGGCATAAGGAGATCATGA
- a CDS encoding cation:proton antiporter codes for MVLLAAQGFSHTDVAALFLAVAVLLGCARIAAEIAQLMRQPAVLGEILAGILLGPTVFGALMPEAQSWLFPQSGAVANGLEALSIIAISLFLLVAGMEIDLSMVWRQGKNALVVGLFGILVPFVLGFVPAYFAPGLMGALPDSNTMVFALFVATAMSITALPVIVKILLDLRLFQTDLGITIVAAAVLNDLVGWIIFAFVLAMMGAGGEGLTPSVTMLLTVVFTVVMLTFGRWGVNRVLPWIQAHTEWPGGVLGFALTCTMLCAAFTEWIGVHAIFGAFIFGVALGDSAHLRRRTRATIEQFVSFVFAPLFFASIGLKADFVQNFDLGLVVLVLAIACVGKIVGCTFAARWMGFGKGESRAIGFGMNARGAMEIILGLLALEAGLIGEKLFVALVVMALATSMGAGVLIQRSFGKKRQVSLLDFVVAKSFVADLEGADRIAAVDRLARVAAEAASVDADVAAAAVLARERAISGAMGHGLAIPHARLAELEAPIVAIGLSRAGIDFDASDGEAVHVIVLILTPARDAARHLEILSSVARSFKDPHTAQRLASSVTNLTELRAFLRVEANIENAEH; via the coding sequence GTGGTTCTCTTGGCGGCACAAGGGTTTTCGCACACAGATGTTGCGGCGCTCTTTCTGGCGGTCGCGGTGCTGCTCGGGTGCGCGCGCATCGCGGCGGAGATCGCGCAGTTGATGCGTCAGCCTGCGGTGCTGGGGGAGATCCTTGCGGGCATCCTGCTGGGCCCAACGGTGTTTGGGGCCTTGATGCCCGAGGCGCAGTCGTGGTTGTTCCCGCAGTCGGGCGCGGTCGCCAATGGGCTTGAGGCGTTGAGCATCATCGCAATTTCGCTGTTCCTGCTGGTTGCGGGGATGGAGATCGATCTTTCGATGGTCTGGCGTCAGGGGAAAAACGCTCTTGTTGTTGGTTTATTTGGGATTCTGGTGCCATTTGTGCTTGGTTTTGTGCCGGCGTATTTTGCGCCGGGGCTGATGGGCGCATTGCCAGATTCCAATACGATGGTCTTTGCGTTGTTCGTTGCGACGGCCATGTCGATCACGGCACTGCCCGTCATTGTCAAAATTCTGCTTGATCTGCGTTTATTCCAGACGGACCTTGGCATCACGATCGTTGCGGCGGCAGTCCTTAACGATCTCGTTGGCTGGATCATCTTCGCGTTCGTTCTGGCGATGATGGGTGCTGGTGGAGAGGGGCTTACCCCGAGCGTGACAATGTTGCTGACGGTCGTGTTTACGGTCGTGATGTTGACCTTCGGACGCTGGGGGGTTAACCGCGTCCTGCCGTGGATTCAGGCCCACACGGAATGGCCCGGGGGGGTGCTGGGGTTTGCGCTGACGTGCACGATGTTGTGTGCAGCGTTTACCGAGTGGATCGGGGTTCACGCGATCTTCGGCGCGTTCATTTTTGGGGTGGCGCTGGGAGATTCGGCGCATCTTCGCCGACGGACGCGCGCGACGATTGAGCAGTTTGTTTCATTTGTGTTTGCGCCGCTGTTTTTTGCCAGCATCGGGCTCAAGGCCGACTTCGTGCAGAACTTCGACCTTGGCCTGGTTGTGCTTGTGTTGGCTATTGCGTGCGTGGGCAAAATCGTGGGGTGCACTTTTGCCGCCCGATGGATGGGGTTTGGCAAGGGCGAGTCGCGAGCGATCGGGTTTGGCATGAACGCGCGCGGAGCGATGGAGATTATCCTCGGGTTGCTCGCGCTCGAAGCGGGGCTGATCGGCGAAAAACTGTTCGTTGCTCTGGTCGTCATGGCCCTGGCAACTTCGATGGGCGCAGGCGTGTTGATCCAGCGCAGTTTTGGCAAGAAGCGTCAGGTTTCGCTGCTCGACTTTGTTGTTGCAAAATCGTTCGTGGCAGACCTGGAAGGTGCGGATCGAATTGCTGCGGTAGACCGCCTGGCGCGTGTGGCGGCCGAGGCTGCGAGCGTCGATGCGGATGTTGCCGCAGCGGCGGTGCTGGCGCGCGAGCGAGCCATCAGCGGGGCCATGGGTCATGGGCTTGCCATTCCGCACGCCCGGCTGGCAGAGCTCGAAGCGCCGATCGTCGCCATTGGTCTGAGCAGAGCGGGCATTGATTTTGATGCCAGTGACGGCGAGGCGGTACACGTGATCGTCCTGATTCTTACGCCTGCACGAGACGCCGCTCGTCACCTGGAGATTCTGTCAAGCGTCGCGCGCTCGTTCAAGGACCCCCACACCGCGCAGCGGCTTGCGTCCAGCGTTACAAACCTGACCGAACTGCGCGCGTTCCTGCGCGTCGAAGCCAATATCGAGAATGCGGAGCACTGA
- a CDS encoding aminotransferase class I/II-fold pyridoxal phosphate-dependent enzyme, producing the protein MSSYTHPFEIRTEETLRMLSDTGQYKTLQVLESPMDATVRIRHSDGSARQVLCFCSNNYLGLANEPRVVEAGIAALRKYGAGTASVRFICGTFEPHEHLERTIAEYMGTSSSYSFVSCWTATEALFPTFCEAGDIIISDELNHACIIDAIRLTPIIKKGVKKTVYKHSDMQSLRDRLREAASDPEVTGQIWVVTDGVFSMEGDIANLPAMRHLCDEFSALLVVDDSHGHGVMGRTGRGTHEHYGLIGRNDIGNVDVFTGTLGKALGGAAGGFVAGTSEMTDLLIQRARPTLFSNALPVTVAASAAKAIEIVMDEPERVTRLKNNVETAREKIARAGFEVISSPTAICPIIVGETAQAIRMSKRLLELGVFVIGFGYPVVPEGTARLRIQLSAAHTDEHISTLVDALKKL; encoded by the coding sequence ATGAGCAGCTACACACACCCCTTCGAGATTCGTACGGAAGAAACCCTCCGTATGCTCAGTGACACTGGGCAGTACAAGACATTGCAGGTGCTCGAAAGCCCTATGGATGCGACGGTGCGGATTCGCCACTCCGACGGCTCGGCCCGTCAGGTTCTGTGCTTCTGTTCCAACAACTACCTCGGACTGGCCAATGAGCCGCGAGTCGTGGAGGCCGGTATCGCTGCCCTCCGCAAGTACGGGGCGGGCACCGCCTCGGTTCGGTTCATCTGCGGCACGTTCGAACCACACGAACACCTCGAACGAACCATCGCCGAGTACATGGGAACAAGTTCGAGTTACTCCTTCGTCAGTTGCTGGACCGCGACCGAAGCCCTGTTCCCGACGTTCTGCGAAGCGGGCGACATCATCATCTCCGACGAACTCAACCACGCATGCATCATCGACGCGATCCGCCTGACTCCGATCATCAAGAAGGGCGTCAAGAAGACCGTCTACAAGCACTCTGATATGCAAAGCCTGCGCGATCGCCTGCGCGAAGCAGCATCTGACCCCGAAGTCACCGGACAGATCTGGGTTGTGACCGATGGCGTGTTCAGCATGGAAGGCGACATCGCCAACCTGCCCGCGATGCGACATCTGTGCGACGAGTTCAGCGCCCTGCTTGTTGTCGATGATTCGCACGGCCACGGTGTCATGGGCCGCACAGGTCGCGGCACGCACGAACACTACGGCCTCATTGGACGCAACGATATCGGCAACGTCGACGTCTTTACCGGCACACTCGGCAAGGCCCTCGGCGGGGCAGCAGGCGGCTTCGTCGCTGGCACCAGCGAAATGACCGACCTGCTGATCCAGCGCGCCCGCCCAACGCTCTTTTCCAACGCTTTGCCTGTCACGGTCGCCGCAAGCGCGGCCAAAGCCATTGAAATCGTCATGGACGAACCCGAGCGCGTCACCCGCCTCAAGAACAACGTCGAGACCGCGCGCGAAAAAATCGCACGCGCCGGATTCGAAGTCATCAGCTCTCCCACCGCGATCTGCCCAATCATCGTCGGCGAGACCGCGCAGGCGATCCGAATGTCCAAACGACTCCTTGAGCTCGGCGTCTTCGTCATCGGCTTCGGATACCCGGTCGTGCCCGAAGGGACCGCGAGACTGCGGATTCAACTCTCCGCCGCCCACACAGACGAACACATCTCAACCCTCGTCGACGCTCTCAAGAAACTTTGA
- a CDS encoding DUF456 domain-containing protein produces the protein MTFAASVVVVLALLGIALTLLTLPGIWVAIGGTILIKTLWQPGLIEWWTIGAAVGIGLLAEIADFAASAVGASRAGGTKHGALWSIVGGLVGAIAGSVLLPIPLVGTIVGAVVGAGLGAVFGEMKFAKKPWCDAARCGGGAAIGRFASTIIKTGCAFVVAGLLIAGSVFAWA, from the coding sequence ATGACCTTTGCTGCTTCGGTGGTGGTGGTTCTTGCCCTTTTGGGCATTGCGCTGACTCTGTTGACGCTTCCGGGGATATGGGTCGCCATTGGGGGCACGATTCTGATCAAGACGCTGTGGCAGCCGGGGCTGATCGAATGGTGGACAATCGGCGCGGCTGTTGGAATCGGGCTGCTGGCAGAGATTGCCGACTTCGCGGCGTCGGCGGTCGGGGCGTCCAGGGCTGGGGGAACAAAGCACGGAGCACTCTGGAGCATTGTTGGTGGCCTGGTCGGTGCGATCGCGGGCTCAGTGTTATTGCCCATCCCTCTGGTCGGCACGATCGTCGGGGCTGTCGTCGGGGCGGGATTGGGGGCGGTGTTCGGAGAGATGAAGTTTGCCAAAAAGCCATGGTGCGACGCTGCGCGATGCGGCGGGGGGGCCGCCATCGGGCGCTTCGCCTCGACCATCATTAAAACGGGCTGTGCGTTTGTGGTGGCGGGCCTGCTGATCGCCGGATCGGTGTTCGCCTGGGCGTAG
- a CDS encoding PhoH family protein, with amino-acid sequence MTTTPTTTSTPKQDAEIKHFVLDTNVLLHNPNALFVFQENNVVIPFPVIEELDTMKRREDDIGRNARACIRHLDLLRKAGKLTEGIDWGHIKLPSGVASARGPNGATGTIRIDVTEYERPNVIAKTSPDNQIIAVAWHLKKEGVRAVFVSKDLSARIKSDALGIRTEDFENQKVDADRLYTGFIAAETPGDLIDEMYRERMLSLASLEDVLTTTTEAGETYVRELLPNQFLVMKDMGDEAHSGLGRRLADTEHVQPVTAQRKATFGIMARNVQQTMALDLLLDDEIRLITLLGSAGTGKTLLALAAGMHKVFNEQRYDKLLVARPIMPMGRDIGYLPGDKDEKLTAWMQPIFDNLGYLLSTRGSHMQAPESLSPEQRITKLMADGRLVLEPLTYIRGRSIPHQFMIVDEAQNLTPHEVKTIISRVGEGTKIVLTGDIGQIDNPYLDSASNGLSYAVEKMKGLGLVGHVTLARSERSELASLAAQRL; translated from the coding sequence ATGACGACCACACCCACGACCACATCAACACCAAAGCAGGATGCCGAGATCAAGCACTTTGTGCTCGACACCAACGTCCTGCTCCACAACCCCAATGCGCTGTTTGTCTTTCAGGAGAACAACGTCGTCATCCCGTTCCCCGTCATCGAGGAGCTTGACACGATGAAGCGGCGCGAGGATGACATCGGACGCAACGCCCGCGCATGCATTCGGCATCTCGACCTCCTGCGAAAGGCGGGCAAACTTACCGAAGGCATCGACTGGGGCCACATCAAACTCCCGTCGGGCGTGGCCAGCGCGCGCGGCCCCAACGGGGCCACCGGCACCATTCGCATCGATGTCACTGAGTATGAACGCCCCAATGTCATCGCCAAGACATCGCCCGACAATCAGATCATTGCGGTCGCATGGCATCTGAAGAAAGAGGGCGTCCGCGCTGTGTTTGTCTCTAAGGATCTCTCGGCCCGGATCAAAAGCGACGCGCTGGGCATCCGGACCGAGGATTTCGAAAACCAGAAGGTCGACGCCGACCGGCTGTACACGGGGTTTATCGCAGCCGAGACCCCCGGCGATCTGATCGACGAAATGTATCGCGAGCGCATGCTTTCGCTGGCGTCGCTCGAAGACGTGCTGACCACGACGACCGAAGCGGGCGAAACCTATGTGCGTGAACTGCTGCCCAACCAGTTCCTGGTCATGAAGGACATGGGCGATGAGGCCCACTCGGGCCTCGGGCGGCGGTTGGCCGACACCGAGCACGTTCAGCCCGTCACAGCGCAACGCAAAGCCACGTTTGGCATCATGGCTCGCAACGTGCAGCAGACCATGGCGCTCGATCTGCTGCTCGATGACGAGATCCGACTCATCACCCTGCTCGGCTCGGCGGGCACGGGCAAGACGCTGCTCGCGCTGGCGGCGGGCATGCACAAGGTGTTCAACGAACAGCGCTACGACAAACTGCTCGTCGCGCGGCCGATCATGCCGATGGGGCGCGATATCGGATACCTTCCGGGCGACAAGGATGAAAAACTCACCGCGTGGATGCAGCCGATTTTCGACAATCTCGGCTATCTGCTTTCGACGCGCGGCTCGCACATGCAGGCCCCTGAAAGCCTCTCGCCCGAGCAGCGCATCACCAAACTCATGGCCGACGGGCGACTGGTGCTTGAGCCGCTGACCTACATTCGCGGCCGCTCGATACCGCACCAGTTCATGATCGTCGATGAGGCACAGAACCTGACGCCACACGAAGTCAAGACGATCATCAGCCGGGTGGGCGAAGGGACCAAGATCGTCCTGACCGGCGATATCGGGCAGATTGACAATCCGTATCTCGATTCGGCATCCAACGGCCTGAGTTATGCGGTCGAGAAGATGAAGGGCCTCGGCCTCGTGGGCCACGTCACGCTGGCCCGCAGCGAACGCAGCGAACTGGCTAGTCTGGCGGCGCAGAGGTTGTAA
- a CDS encoding DEAD/DEAH box helicase encodes MIEPNEPEASGQAEGSSEDKPRKKRRRRRPRKPGEANAAAGTSSDASPAPEASQRAPREDRHDREGRGPRRKKRSGRPHENEPDPTQSLRERKRETDRAWDPTIFDIGQTFESIGLREEVVRACTAAGFKHPTKIQATLVPVALTGRDVLGQAKTGTGKTAAFALPLLHQIEAGTPFQAIILAPTRELAIQIQQDFAELGRFTDLTCVAIYGGQSINAQAEKLKKGPEIIVGTPGRILDMIDRRYLSLAHVRHAVLDEVDRMFDIGFRDDIRAILAKCPKERQTVFVSATLSAEIEDLARRHMTNPEKLVVSAGSLTVELVKQHYLTVAPWDKKRLLAHLLTHEAPDLTLVFCRMKRTVDDVVKYLAHKGIEAHAIHGDMPQGKRNATMEKLRHGSLAVLVASDLASRGIDVEGITHVVNYDLPEDPDLYVHRIGRTARAGRDGVAWSLVTPAQGGLLTQIELLINAEIPKLDYPDFEPRERPSDWRDTAPSGQPVVEVVAPPKEEKNRYATPLPPAAATKDGEDQQAKFPDGVVPTKLPPRLMRGRVKPRGR; translated from the coding sequence ATGATCGAACCGAATGAGCCAGAAGCCTCCGGACAGGCTGAAGGAAGCAGCGAAGACAAGCCCCGCAAAAAGCGCCGTCGTCGTCGCCCGCGCAAGCCCGGCGAGGCCAATGCAGCCGCAGGGACCAGCTCCGATGCATCGCCGGCACCCGAAGCATCGCAGCGCGCGCCGCGTGAAGATCGCCACGACCGCGAAGGCCGAGGCCCGCGTCGCAAGAAACGCTCGGGGCGCCCCCACGAGAATGAGCCTGATCCGACACAATCATTGCGCGAGCGCAAAAGAGAAACAGACCGAGCCTGGGATCCAACGATCTTCGACATCGGCCAGACCTTCGAGTCGATCGGGCTTCGCGAAGAGGTTGTCCGCGCTTGCACCGCCGCCGGGTTCAAGCACCCGACGAAGATTCAGGCCACGCTTGTGCCGGTGGCATTGACGGGCCGCGACGTGCTGGGTCAAGCCAAAACCGGCACGGGCAAGACTGCTGCGTTTGCCCTTCCCTTGCTGCACCAGATCGAAGCGGGCACGCCTTTCCAGGCCATCATTCTCGCGCCAACGCGCGAACTGGCGATTCAGATTCAACAGGACTTTGCCGAACTGGGCCGCTTCACCGACCTGACCTGCGTCGCGATCTATGGCGGGCAGAGCATCAACGCTCAGGCTGAAAAACTCAAGAAAGGCCCCGAGATCATCGTCGGCACGCCGGGGCGCATCCTTGACATGATCGACCGCCGCTACCTCTCGCTTGCCCACGTCCGGCACGCGGTGCTCGACGAAGTGGACCGAATGTTTGACATCGGCTTCCGCGACGACATCCGGGCGATTCTGGCCAAGTGTCCGAAGGAACGCCAGACCGTGTTCGTTTCGGCAACGCTCTCGGCTGAAATCGAAGACCTCGCCCGGCGGCACATGACCAATCCCGAAAAACTCGTCGTCTCGGCGGGCAGTCTGACGGTCGAACTGGTCAAGCAACACTATCTGACCGTCGCGCCGTGGGACAAAAAGAGGCTGCTCGCACACCTTCTGACCCACGAGGCACCCGACCTGACGCTGGTGTTCTGCCGCATGAAGCGAACCGTCGATGACGTGGTCAAGTACCTCGCGCACAAAGGCATCGAAGCGCACGCGATCCATGGCGATATGCCACAGGGCAAGCGCAACGCGACGATGGAAAAACTGCGTCACGGATCGCTGGCGGTCCTGGTGGCCTCGGACCTGGCCAGCCGCGGCATCGATGTCGAAGGTATCACACATGTCGTGAACTACGACCTGCCCGAGGACCCCGACCTCTATGTGCACCGCATTGGACGCACAGCCCGCGCCGGTCGCGACGGCGTGGCGTGGAGCCTCGTGACCCCTGCACAAGGCGGCCTGCTGACACAGATCGAGCTGCTCATCAACGCGGAGATCCCGAAACTCGATTACCCCGACTTCGAGCCGCGCGAGAGGCCGAGCGACTGGCGCGATACTGCCCCCTCGGGCCAGCCGGTGGTCGAGGTGGTTGCTCCGCCGAAGGAAGAAAAGAACCGGTACGCCACGCCGCTTCCACCCGCAGCCGCTACAAAGGACGGCGAGGATCAGCAAGCCAAGTTCCCTGATGGTGTGGTCCCGACGAAGTTGCCGCCGCGATTGATGCGCGGGCGCGTCAAGCCAAGGGGGCGGTGA